One window of Trifolium pratense cultivar HEN17-A07 linkage group LG5, ARS_RC_1.1, whole genome shotgun sequence genomic DNA carries:
- the LOC123886752 gene encoding protein MAIN-LIKE 1-like yields MVRTRGGDGRIRHNRGRGESRPHQEEPEDDEMPPVHQEQVEEQAEQQAVQQAWPGGPIDTSLLTRYEHHVAHHVWFGQERVEGDKIELRIVSLGRKLADRIPDHHPQVIQGWLNISGLCWLVRTSLKFTDPQLISAFVERWHPETSSFHMPFGEMTITLDDVACLLHLPVRGQFYTPVSVSQEQAAELAVELLGEEYEFALRETVAQRGGYFSQQWLYESYNRNANFYGKYDCAARAWMLMLVGSTILADKSYTRVDAKWLLLFSDLSAVHTYSWASIALVCLYDNLNDASMFSTRALAGYATLLQCWIHEYFPTLGRRAQSDLNCDNPGFPRAMRWMYKQGKTKLPEYRPILDALTPDDVIWRPFETHRGSIPFDLITLYSGHLRGSTVVPYLPERCIRQFGFVQYIPPPPPLAPAYSDIDSDWIGYHASVDRILQPTRPVTYASETVPDYMSWYYRVNIPETL; encoded by the exons A tggtGCGTACAAGAGGAGGAGACGGTAGAATTAGGCATAACAGAGGACGCGGAGAGTCTCGGCCACATCAGGAGGAGCCGGAAGACGATGAGATGCCGCCAGTGCATCAGGAGCAGGTTGAGGAGCAGGCTGAGCAGCAGGCTGTGCAGCAGGCTTGGCCTGGAGGGCCGATCGATACGAGTCTTTTGACTCGATACGAGCATCATGTTGCTCATCATGTATGGTTTGGTCAG GAACGTGTCGAAGGTGATAAAATTGAGCTACGAATAGTATCTTTAGGAAGAAAGTTAGCTGACAGGATTCCTGATCACCATCCTCAAGTTATTCAAGGGTGGTTGAATATTTCGGGGTTGTGCTGGCTTGTGCGGACTAGCTTGAAATTTACCGATCCGCAGCTTATATCCGCATTTGTTGAGAGGTGGCACCCTGAGACATCGTCATTTCACATGCCGTTCGGCGAGATGACTATTACTTTGGACGATGTGGCATGTCTTCTGCATCTACCTGTTAGGGGTCAGTTTTATACTCCTGTATCAGTTTCTCAAGAACAAGCTGCGGAACTTGCAGTTGAGTTGTTAGGAGAGGAGTATGAATTTGCATTGCGAGAGACTGTAGCGCAGAGGGGTGGTTATTTTTCACAGCAGTGGCTATATGAGAGTTATAATAGGAATGCCAATTTCTACGGGAAATATGACTGCGCAGCTAGGGCATGGATGTTGATGTTGGTGGGATCTACCATTCTGGCCGATAAGAGTTATACACGTGTGGATGCCAAATGGCTACTTCTGTTTAGTGATTTGTCTGCAGTCCATACATATTCGTGGGCCAGTATTGCATTAGTTTGTTTATACGATAACTTGAACGATGCATCCATGTTTTCTACGAGGGCTCTTGCAGGGTATGCGACACTTCTTCAG TGTTGGATCCACGAGTATTTTCCTACCCTTGGTAGGCGGGCTCAGTCGGATCTTAATTGTGATAATCCTGGATTTCCTCGAGCTATGCGGTGGATGTATAAGCAAGGGAAGACCAAGCTCCCCGAGTATCGGCCTATATTGGATGCACTGACCCCTGATGACGTGATATGGCGTCCGTTTGAGACTCATAGAGGTAGCATTCCTTTTGATCTGATTACTCTGTATAGTGGTCATCTGCGTGGATCCACGGTAGTTCCTTACTTGCCCGAGAGGTGTATTAGGCAATTTGGATTTGTACAGTatataccaccaccaccacctctagCTCCTGCCTACTCTGATATTGATAGCGACTGGATTGGTTATCACGCGTCCGTTGATCGGATCCTTCAGCCGACACGTCCAGTGACATATGCTAGTGAGACTGTACCTGATTACATGTCCTGGTACTATAGGGTAAACATACCGGAAACGTtataa
- the LOC123884495 gene encoding polyphenol oxidase A1, chloroplastic-like — protein MASISSSPLSLMSFNVSSNFNRKHQPSKNRKPKHHKIACTSNDTNQNSPKEQEQKSSPRRNVLIGLGGLYGATTLTNNNSLAFGAPVPIPDLTKCVIPPDKSPVSINCCPPFSADIIDFKLPTFEKLRVRPAAQLVDDDYFAKYNKALELMRALPDDDPRSFTQQANIHCAYCVDGYVQLGYPNIKLSVHNCWLFLAFHRWYIYFYERILGSLINDPTFAIPFWNFDAPDGMQIPSIFTNPNSSLYDLRRDSRHQPPRIIDLNYNRYIEDDPTSEKYDPNYPPSAEQQIKDNLTLMHRQMITNSKTCLLFHGSPYRAGQLPDPGPGALESSPHNNVHIWSGDAKQTNREDMGNFYSSGRDPLFYALHGNVDRLWSIWKTLGGKRKDPTDDDWLESSFLFYDENKNLVKVKVKDGLDGKKLGYDYQKVDIPWINSKPKPASRRVQSKGKLLTPRKFVDKFPIVLDSVVSTIVKRPKKSRSSKEKEDEEEILVIDGIEFDSNIEVKFDVIVNDEDDKVIGVGNTEFAGTFVNLLHGHNHENNTKKKKNIVTCMRLGLTDLLEDLKADDDDSILVTFIPRYGGDGVKISGIKIEFAN, from the coding sequence ATGGCATCTATCTCATCCTCACCTCTCTCACTTATGTCCTTTAATGTCTCTTCCAATTTCAATAGAAAACATCAACCCtctaaaaatagaaaaccaAAGCACCATAAAATAGCATGCACTTCCAATGATACTAACCAAAATAGCCCtaaagaacaagaacaaaaatcATCACCAAGAAGAAATGTTCTAATAGGTCTAGGAGGACTTTATGGTGCTACCACTCTCACAAACAACAACTCATTAGCCTTTGGTGCTCCGGTGCCAATTCCAGATCTCACCAAATGTGTAATTCCACCAGACAAATCTCCAGTGTCAATCAATTGTTGTCCACCATTTTCTGCAGACATCATCGATTTTAAGCTCCctacttttgaaaaattaaggGTAAGACCAGCTGCACAATTAGTTGATGATGATTATTTTGCAAAATACAATAAAGCCCTTGAACTAATGAGAGCCCTACCAGATGATGATCCAAGAAGTTTTACCCAACAAGCTAACATTCATTGTGCTTATTGTGTTGATGGTTATGTACAACTAGGTTACCCTAACATTAAACTAAGTGTTCATAATTGTTGGCTATTTTTGGCTTTCCATCGttggtatatttatttttatgagagAATATTAGGTAGTTTAATCAATGATCCTACTTTTGCCATACCCTTTTGGAATTTTGATGCTCCTGATGGCATGCAAATTCCTTCCATTTTTACAAATCCAAATTCTTCCCTTTATGACCTTAGAAGAGATTCCAGACATCAACCACCAAGAATCATTGACCTAAACTATAACAGATATATTGAAGACGACCCTACTTCGGAAAAATATGATCCTAATTATCCTCCCAGTGCGGAACAACAAATCAAAGACAACCTTACTTTAATGCATAGACAAATGATCACCAACAGCAAGACCTGTCTACTATTTCATGGAAGCCCTTATCGCGCTGGTCAATTACCTGACCCAGGTCCTGGggcattagaaagtagtccacATAATAATGTTCATATATGGAGTGGTGATGCAAAACAGACTAATAGAGAGGACATGGGAAATTTCTATTCCTCCGGAAGAGATCCACTTTTTTACGCTCTCCATGGAAATGTGGATAGGTTGTGGTCTATTTGGAAAACATTAGGTGGAAAAAGAAAGGATCCCACTGACGATGATTGGCTAGAGTCTTCATTTCTCTTTTATGATGAGAATAAGAATCTTGTTAAAGTGAAAGTCAAGGATGGTCTTGATGGAAAAAAGCTAGGTTATGATTATCAAAAGGTTGACATTCCTTGGATAAATTCTAAACCTAAACCTGCTAGTAGAAGAGTTCAGTCTAAGGGTAAGTTGTTAACACCGAGAAAATTTGTTGATAAGTTTCCTATTGTTTTGGATTCGGTTGTGAGTACTATCGTGAAGAGGCCAAAGAAGTCGAGGAGTTCAAAGGAGAAGGAAGATGAAGAGGAGATTTTGGTGATAGATGGGATCGAGTTTGATAGCAACATTGAAGTTAAGTTTGATGTTATTGTGAATGATGAAGATGATAAGGTGATTGGAGTTGGAAATACCGAGTTTGCTGGAACCTTTGTGAATTTGCTTCATGGACATAATCACGAGAACAatacgaagaagaagaagaatattgTTACTTGTATGAGACTTGGATTAACGGATTTGTTGGAGGATTTGAAagctgatgatgatgatagtatTTTGGTTACCTTTATTCCTAGATATGGTGGGGATGGTGTCAAAATTAGTGGCATCAAGATAGAATttgcaaattga